The window TTAGAAATAGCGGCTTCACTTGCTGCAGAGGCTGATGGGCTTCTATCACCTGGCTAACCTGTTTATACTCATGTTCAAACTGATCTGAGAACTTGTTCCTCTCTATAGCCAATGTTTTCAGCTGCATCATTAACGCTGCCAGCACGCTGCGCAGCTCGGATATAGGCGGCTTCTTTTGGATGAGGCTTTGAAACCAAAGCTCAGTTTGCGTTTCAACATCAGTGAATAGGCCACTTTTCATCGCAGCAACAAGAGGCTGAATCGTGATTCCTGCCAGCGTTTCAACCTTGTTATTACTTTGAAGAGACGTGTAAGCATAGAGTTGGTCCGTTCCTTCATAAACATATTGATCTAAGGCTGTTTCAGCTTGCTTATATAGCACAGCCCAATCCTTCAATCCGTACCCGATCGAGCTAATTCCCATTGTTGCAGAGCCGAGCTTCTTCATCCGGGTGTATAGCTGCGACGCTTGCCGGAGTGTCTCCTCCATACATTTGTGTTCACTCTTCTCCTGCGAAAAATAGATAATGACCGCGGTTCTCCGCTCTGAAATTGGTATAACCATGTTTGAGTATGCAGTCTGTTCTTCCTTAGAACCATCCGCCAAGACTTTAAAGCTAGCATCGATCACAACGACTGCCGTAGGACCTCCATGAATTGGGAAATGAACGGCGCTCGCTTGATCCTCGATATCCTCCGCTCGCTTTAACTCGCCTAGGAGAAGCTTACGCCCCAACAGGCAGCGCACCTCTTGAAAGCTGGCATCACGAATACTAGCTTGTTTTCTCCGCCTATGATCTTCCATAATCTTGCTATTCATTTGTTCTAATAGCTGTTGTAACGCATCAGGTTCAAGGTCATGTTTTAACAAATAATCCTCTGCCCCGAGCTTGAGGGCTTCCTTCACGAATCGGAAATCATCAAAAGAGCTGAGTGCCACAATTTTGATGGAAGCATCCTTTTGCTTAACCTGCTGGATAAGATCTATACCGTTCATCTCGGGCATCGAAATATCCGTGACAATAAGATCAACCTGCTGATGCTGCAGAAGATCGAGCGCATGCACGCCATTGAGTGCTTCACATACAATTTGGAAGCCATAATCTTCCCAACGAATGATCGTTTTAATCGCATACCGATATATCGCATTATCTTCAACGATCATGGCGTTCAACATGCTCATTCCTCCTTTGCCGATGCGTTCTATGCGGAATTCGCACAATAGCTTTCGTACCTAATCCCGGTGCACTTTCGTAACTAAGGCCATATTTCTCCCCATAATACAGCTGAATGCGTTCATTCACATTGTGAATGCCTATACTCGTCACTCCTGGAACCGATTCTTTACGTGTTGCTGCGTTCAATAGATTATGCGCTTGTTCAGCTTCCATCCCTCTTCCGTTATCTTCGACAATGAGCAGGAGCTGCTTCTCTTCTATGCGTGCATAAAGGACAATTCGTCCATTCCCCTTGGACATTTCGATGCCGTGAAGAATCGCATTTTCGACAAGCGGCTGAAGAATGAAGTAAGGCACCTCGCTTTCCATCAACCATTCATCGACTTCATAGTCCATGTGAAAGGCATCGCCATAACCAATTTTTTGAATATAAATATAGTTTTTTAATTGGTTAATCTCTTGCTCCAAGCTGTGGAATTCGCCAACACGTCGTACCGAGGATTTCAATAATTCAATAACGGAAGTGACCATTCGCTCTATCTCGGGTTGACGGTTCATGCGAGCATACCATTTCACAGTACCTAACGTGTTATAAAGGAAATGAGGATTAATCTGACTCATGAGGACAGTAAATTCAGCCTGTTGTTTGGCAATTTGCTCTTTATACACCGTGTTTATTAAATCGTTAATCCGAGACAGCATAAAATTGAACCGTATAGACAAACTACCAATCTCATCCCGCCCCAGCGGAATAATTCGAACATCGAAATTGCCATCTTCGACTCGGCGCATCGTTTGCTCCAAGATCTTGATATTTCGCGTCGTAGAATTTGAAAGTAATACGGCAATTCCGGTAGATATCAGAACGGCAAGCAGTGAAACGAGAGCGATCACAAAAACTAACACGCGTGTATTGGACAGAAGCTCAGACATCGGAATAAAACAAAGCACCCGCCAGCCCAGCGTAGATGTTCGTTCTTGGACGAATAAATGACTCCCTCCCGCAGCATGGTCGACAATTGCCATAGAGTCATCATTCTCCTTAAGCGTATAACTTAAGCTCCTTGAGATGAGATTGTCCATGCGAGGGGTTCCGCCACCAGCAAGCAGTTCGTTAAAAGGATTGAGAATCGCAACGTTATTTTGCTTAATGATGGAGCTATTGCTTCCCAGGGACAAGAAATAATCCGAATCGATACTGATGACAATCGTGCCAAGACTACGATCTATTTGACTCAGATCAGTGAAATCCCTGATAAGGAACACTTCTTTTTGCATTCTCAGAGAAGGCGACCAGCTTGTACTTCGTTCATGATTTTTCAAATAATCAGAGGCATGGCTTGTCATCACGGTTACATCATCATGATTTAGTGTACGATCCAAGCCTTTTTTATTTTCCCACCAGTACACCTGCCCCTTATGAGTTTGAATCATAATGGCATTCATATAGGGATTCCCATTTCCGTACTGAGCCAGCAAGAACTCCATTCGGCTGCGAAAAGCCGGATAGTTGTCACCTGTCACTTGTTCACCTTGTTCAGCAGCAATTTGCCGAATATTACTGTCACTTAGGACGTAAACGGAGGAAGTGAATGCTTCCTTCGCTCTAATTTCAATATTGTCGGAAACTTGATGAATGACCTGCATCGAGAGGTCTCTTGTATTCGATTCAATGAATTTCGTAGAGGCATAGATGGCAACTCCACCAATCGCCGATGAAATGAACAAAATAAGAATCATATTAGATAGAAATATTTTCGTTCGGATGCGAAAGTCCTTGACCCGATTTAAGTTCCACGGGGTGGCTGTCATACGCAGATCTCCTTGCTGTCATTTGGATGGTTTGCGAATCCGATCGAATGCTTGATCCAACTCTAGAATACAGCTATCCACATTGTGGCTGCGATCAATAACGAATTTTGTAAGT is drawn from Paenibacillus sp. V4I7 and contains these coding sequences:
- a CDS encoding sensor histidine kinase, producing the protein MTATPWNLNRVKDFRIRTKIFLSNMILILFISSAIGGVAIYASTKFIESNTRDLSMQVIHQVSDNIEIRAKEAFTSSVYVLSDSNIRQIAAEQGEQVTGDNYPAFRSRMEFLLAQYGNGNPYMNAIMIQTHKGQVYWWENKKGLDRTLNHDDVTVMTSHASDYLKNHERSTSWSPSLRMQKEVFLIRDFTDLSQIDRSLGTIVISIDSDYFLSLGSNSSIIKQNNVAILNPFNELLAGGGTPRMDNLISRSLSYTLKENDDSMAIVDHAAGGSHLFVQERTSTLGWRVLCFIPMSELLSNTRVLVFVIALVSLLAVLISTGIAVLLSNSTTRNIKILEQTMRRVEDGNFDVRIIPLGRDEIGSLSIRFNFMLSRINDLINTVYKEQIAKQQAEFTVLMSQINPHFLYNTLGTVKWYARMNRQPEIERMVTSVIELLKSSVRRVGEFHSLEQEINQLKNYIYIQKIGYGDAFHMDYEVDEWLMESEVPYFILQPLVENAILHGIEMSKGNGRIVLYARIEEKQLLLIVEDNGRGMEAEQAHNLLNAATRKESVPGVTSIGIHNVNERIQLYYGEKYGLSYESAPGLGTKAIVRIPHRTHRQRRNEHVERHDR
- a CDS encoding response regulator, translating into MLNAMIVEDNAIYRYAIKTIIRWEDYGFQIVCEALNGVHALDLLQHQQVDLIVTDISMPEMNGIDLIQQVKQKDASIKIVALSSFDDFRFVKEALKLGAEDYLLKHDLEPDALQQLLEQMNSKIMEDHRRRKQASIRDASFQEVRCLLGRKLLLGELKRAEDIEDQASAVHFPIHGGPTAVVVIDASFKVLADGSKEEQTAYSNMVIPISERRTAVIIYFSQEKSEHKCMEETLRQASQLYTRMKKLGSATMGISSIGYGLKDWAVLYKQAETALDQYVYEGTDQLYAYTSLQSNNKVETLAGITIQPLVAAMKSGLFTDVETQTELWFQSLIQKKPPISELRSVLAALMMQLKTLAIERNKFSDQFEHEYKQVSQVIEAHQPLQQVKPLFLNLNKQIVGNKAEHTMMRKEIQGVIAYMEEHYAEDITVARLADVLHLSANYLSNLFKSETGMRIVEYLNRCRIQKAKQLLQEPAWKVYEVAEKTGFQETSYFCKVFKELEGKTVKEFRRNE